Proteins from one Dysgonomonas sp. HDW5A genomic window:
- a CDS encoding linear amide C-N hydrolase codes for MAMLISFLSEKTEACTRVVYQGPNNTILTARSMDWKEDIMSNLWIFPRGMERNGEVGPNSLKWQSKYGSIIASAYDISSTDGMNEKGLVANLLWLAESEYTVWDQKKPGLTIAAWVQYVLDNFATVNEAVAALEKEDFVVISDNMPNQDRMATLHLAISDVTGDNAIFEYIKGKLVIHHDRSYQVMTNSPIFEQQLALNKYWENIGGTTMLPGTNRAADRFVRASYYINAIPQVEDTRISVASVFSVIRNVSVPYGISTPNEPNISSTRWRTVSDQKNRVYYFESTLYPNIFWVDLKNIDFSKNAPVLKLDLVSGATYVGNAVKEFKPSKPFVFQGI; via the coding sequence ATGGCTATGCTCATCAGTTTCTTATCAGAAAAAACAGAAGCATGTACCCGTGTAGTATACCAGGGACCTAACAATACCATCTTAACAGCCCGATCTATGGACTGGAAAGAAGATATTATGAGTAACTTATGGATATTCCCTAGAGGAATGGAGCGGAACGGTGAAGTTGGACCCAACTCTTTAAAATGGCAATCGAAATATGGAAGCATTATTGCATCTGCATACGATATATCCAGTACGGATGGAATGAATGAAAAGGGTTTAGTTGCTAATCTTCTTTGGCTAGCCGAATCTGAGTATACAGTATGGGATCAGAAGAAACCCGGTTTAACGATAGCAGCATGGGTACAGTACGTACTTGATAATTTTGCGACTGTTAACGAAGCTGTTGCTGCTTTGGAAAAAGAAGATTTTGTAGTTATTTCGGATAATATGCCCAACCAAGACAGAATGGCTACATTGCATTTGGCAATATCTGATGTAACCGGAGATAATGCCATATTTGAATACATTAAAGGTAAATTGGTAATACATCACGACAGATCTTATCAGGTAATGACAAACTCTCCTATATTTGAACAACAACTTGCATTGAATAAATATTGGGAAAACATTGGAGGTACAACTATGTTACCGGGAACAAATCGTGCAGCTGACAGATTTGTAAGAGCATCTTATTATATCAATGCTATCCCTCAAGTTGAAGACACAAGAATAAGTGTAGCAAGTGTTTTCAGCGTTATTCGAAATGTTTCGGTACCTTATGGTATCAGTACACCAAACGAACCTAATATCTCATCTACAAGATGGAGAACTGTATCGGATCAAAAAAACAGGGTTTACTATTTTGAATCGACATTGTACCCAAACATTTTCTGGGTAGATTTAAAAAATATTGATTTCTCTAAAAATGCACCGGTTTTAAAGCTTGATCTTGTTAGCGGTGCAACTTATGTAGGAAATGCAGTAAAAGAATTTAAGCCCTCAAAACCTTTTGTTTTCCAAGGCATATAA
- the icd gene encoding NADP-dependent isocitrate dehydrogenase, whose product MSQKITINNGKLNVPNNPIIPFIEGDGVGVEIWKNAQQVIDKAIEKAYRGQRKIEWKEVLAGEKSFNENGSWLPEDTMNAFREYLVGIKGPLTTPVGGGIRSLNVALRQDLDLYVCLRPVRWFKGVVSPIKTPEKVNMTIFRENTEDIYAGIEWMQGTPEAAKFLNFLQTEMGVKKVRFPETSSFGVKPVSVEGTERLVRAAIEYALENKLPSVTIVHKGNIMKFTEGGFKQWGYALAEKEYGDKVFTWQQWEKIKKDKGEAEANKTLEQAKSDGKLIVKDVIADAFLQNTLLKPAEYSVIATLNLNGDYVSDQLAAMVGGIGIAPGANINYMTGHAIFEATHGTAPDIAGKDVVNPSSLLLSAVMMLEYLGWTEAGDLITNGLERLYSKGEATADLARFMEGGTTLSTSKFCQLLTSNL is encoded by the coding sequence ATGTCACAAAAAATAACTATCAATAACGGTAAGCTAAATGTACCTAATAACCCAATTATTCCTTTTATAGAAGGAGATGGGGTAGGAGTAGAGATTTGGAAAAATGCACAGCAAGTAATTGATAAAGCTATAGAAAAAGCCTATCGAGGACAGCGAAAAATAGAATGGAAAGAAGTTCTTGCAGGAGAAAAATCATTTAATGAAAACGGTTCGTGGCTTCCCGAAGATACAATGAATGCCTTTCGTGAGTATCTGGTGGGAATAAAAGGACCTCTTACTACACCCGTTGGAGGAGGAATCCGTTCGTTGAATGTTGCTCTTCGTCAGGATTTAGATTTATATGTATGCCTTCGCCCTGTTCGTTGGTTTAAAGGAGTAGTATCTCCAATTAAAACACCGGAGAAAGTAAATATGACTATTTTCCGTGAAAATACAGAGGATATTTATGCAGGTATCGAATGGATGCAAGGAACACCAGAAGCTGCAAAATTCCTGAATTTCCTTCAAACGGAAATGGGCGTGAAGAAGGTTCGTTTCCCCGAAACCTCTTCTTTTGGAGTAAAACCTGTTTCGGTTGAAGGTACAGAACGACTGGTTCGTGCAGCAATAGAATATGCTTTAGAGAACAAATTGCCCTCGGTAACCATTGTTCATAAAGGTAATATTATGAAATTTACCGAAGGCGGTTTCAAGCAGTGGGGATATGCTCTTGCTGAAAAAGAGTACGGAGATAAAGTATTCACTTGGCAGCAATGGGAGAAAATCAAGAAAGATAAAGGAGAGGCGGAAGCCAATAAAACATTGGAGCAGGCTAAATCAGACGGTAAGCTAATTGTAAAAGATGTAATAGCAGATGCTTTTCTTCAAAATACATTATTAAAACCCGCCGAATATTCGGTTATTGCAACACTCAATCTGAATGGAGACTATGTTTCCGATCAATTAGCAGCAATGGTCGGGGGGATTGGTATTGCTCCCGGAGCCAATATCAATTATATGACGGGGCATGCCATTTTTGAAGCGACTCATGGTACAGCACCCGATATTGCAGGGAAAGATGTCGTGAATCCATCATCTCTATTGCTTTCGGCTGTAATGATGCTCGAATATTTGGGATGGACTGAAGCAGGCGATCTTATAACCAATGGTCTTGAACGCCTTTACAGCAAAGGAGAGGCAACAGCCGATCTTGCCCGCTTTATGGAGGGAGGAACGACCCTTTCCACTAGCAAGTTCTGCCAGCTTCTGACAAGTAACTTGTAA
- a CDS encoding DUF3868 domain-containing protein, translating into MPISRHIYILAFLLIYGYNTGYSQEKYDNISFEVKKFTQEGDSLRIDVDFNFSNLQLSSREQLVITPVIKNSDRELDLKPLLINGKIRHKVYLRQKAFGTLDDINKKGLEVIKKSKQGNQIISYSTAVYLDEWMRKSDLYIQESSCPGCGKAISKNERLVAQNPTLETIEPLNQENIEPAVTFIIPEADSIKKRYKQGSAYLTFEVGKSVINTSIADNAAELAIIHATLEELTSDKNVSIQDISIIGFASIEGTANFNKQLSEKRAKSLQTYIQQKYSLPYSLFDVSWVGEDWDGLVTLIQSGNMDKKQEVLAIINDTEILDGREKKLMQLDGGQPYRFMLNTYFPLLRRVNYVINYTLPPFSLEESKQIIRKHPDQLSRRELFVLADSYGKGSPEFSEILEIALNVYPDDTITRKNAAASYIMQGKYNKAEKLLSNTKPVRNQETLYNSIIQNNENNNLKQDQ; encoded by the coding sequence ATGCCAATCAGCCGACACATATACATCCTTGCATTTCTCCTTATTTATGGATATAATACAGGTTATAGCCAAGAGAAATATGATAATATAAGCTTCGAAGTCAAGAAATTTACACAAGAAGGTGATTCTTTACGAATAGACGTTGATTTCAACTTCTCTAATTTGCAGTTATCTTCTCGTGAGCAATTAGTAATAACTCCGGTTATTAAAAACAGCGATAGAGAGTTAGACCTAAAACCATTACTTATTAATGGCAAAATTCGCCATAAGGTATACTTAAGACAAAAAGCTTTTGGGACTTTAGATGATATCAATAAAAAAGGACTTGAAGTTATCAAAAAGTCAAAACAAGGAAATCAAATTATATCATACTCAACTGCAGTTTACTTGGATGAGTGGATGAGGAAGTCGGATCTATATATACAAGAAAGTAGTTGTCCGGGTTGTGGTAAAGCTATCAGCAAAAATGAACGCTTAGTTGCTCAGAATCCGACATTAGAGACTATAGAACCATTAAATCAGGAAAATATTGAACCTGCAGTCACCTTTATCATACCTGAGGCAGACTCTATCAAAAAGAGGTATAAGCAAGGTAGTGCTTATTTGACATTTGAGGTCGGTAAATCCGTCATAAATACCTCTATTGCTGATAATGCAGCCGAACTCGCTATAATACATGCAACCTTAGAGGAATTAACAAGTGACAAAAATGTATCTATACAAGATATATCCATAATTGGATTTGCGTCTATAGAAGGAACTGCCAATTTCAATAAACAGCTATCCGAAAAACGAGCTAAATCATTACAGACCTACATTCAGCAAAAATACAGTCTTCCTTATTCTCTTTTTGATGTGAGTTGGGTCGGTGAAGATTGGGATGGATTGGTTACTCTTATCCAGAGTGGCAATATGGACAAGAAGCAAGAGGTTTTAGCAATAATAAATGATACCGAAATACTGGATGGCCGAGAGAAAAAATTAATGCAGTTGGATGGAGGTCAGCCCTATCGTTTTATGTTGAATACATATTTCCCCCTGCTTCGAAGAGTCAATTATGTAATCAACTACACTTTACCTCCATTCAGTTTAGAGGAAAGCAAACAAATCATAAGGAAACATCCTGATCAACTAAGCAGAAGAGAACTTTTTGTATTAGCCGATAGTTACGGTAAAGGAAGTCCCGAATTTTCCGAAATCTTAGAAATAGCTCTCAATGTATATCCCGATGATACAATTACCAGAAAAAATGCCGCTGCTTCATATATTATGCAAGGAAAATACAATAAAGCGGAAAAATTATTATCAAATACAAAACCAGTTAGAAATCAAGAAACTCTATATAATTCGATAATACAGAACAACGAGAATAATAATTTAAAACAAGACCAATAA
- a CDS encoding aconitate hydratase produces the protein MVFDIKMIQNIYESLPQRILQAKEELKRSLTLTEKILYAHLSKDEPIKDYKRGEDYVNFAPDRVAMQDATAQMALLQLMNSGRKRVAVPSTVHCDHLIQAYKSAKEDLNTAEITNKEVYDFLSVVSNKFGIGFWKPGAGIIHQVVLENYAFPGGMMIGTDSHTPNAGGLGMIAIGVGGADAVDVMAGMPWELKMPKIIGVKLTGKLSGWASAKDVILKLAGILTVKGGTNAIIEYFGEGVYSLSATGKATICNMGAEVGATTSIFPYDEKSAEYLIATDREEIVEVINSVKEHLKADAEVENNPEKYYDRVIEINLSDLEPYINGPFTPDAAHPISEFAKVVKEKGYPQTMEVGLIGSCTNSSYEDMSRAASIVKDAKSKDVSVKAQFIINPGSEQVRFTAERDGILTEFEEVGATIMANACGPCIGQWKRETENPERPNSIVTSFNRNFAKRNDGNPNTHAFVASPELVAALTIAGDLCFNPMTDTLTNAKGEQVKLQEPVGLELPQKGFGVEDLGYIEPVSEGTVVEVKIAPDSQRLQILQPFAVWDGKDIIEQPLLIKAKGKCTTDHISMAGPWLRFRGHLDNISDNMLIGAVNAFNDKTNSVKNPLTGEFEAVPQLARNFKAKGLGSIVVAEENYGEGSSREHAAMEPRFLNVKAIIVKSFARIHETNLKKQGMLALTFVNKEDYDKVREEDKISILGLTDFKPGKNLTVKLSHKDGTSETIEVAHTYNQLQIEWFKAGSALNYMKGE, from the coding sequence ATGGTTTTTGATATTAAAATGATTCAAAATATATATGAGTCATTACCTCAAAGGATATTACAGGCGAAAGAAGAATTAAAAAGATCTCTGACGCTTACCGAGAAAATATTATATGCCCACCTGTCAAAAGATGAGCCTATTAAAGACTATAAAAGAGGCGAAGATTACGTTAACTTTGCCCCCGATCGTGTAGCTATGCAGGATGCAACAGCACAAATGGCACTTTTACAGCTGATGAACTCGGGTCGTAAAAGGGTTGCAGTACCATCTACCGTACATTGTGATCACTTGATTCAAGCCTATAAATCGGCTAAAGAAGATTTAAATACTGCTGAAATTACCAATAAAGAAGTATACGATTTCCTAAGCGTTGTATCCAATAAATTTGGAATAGGCTTTTGGAAACCCGGTGCAGGGATTATACATCAGGTTGTACTGGAGAATTATGCATTTCCCGGAGGAATGATGATTGGTACAGATTCGCATACACCCAATGCCGGAGGATTAGGTATGATCGCCATTGGAGTAGGAGGAGCAGATGCTGTCGACGTAATGGCAGGTATGCCTTGGGAGTTGAAAATGCCCAAAATTATCGGCGTAAAACTAACGGGTAAACTATCCGGTTGGGCTTCGGCTAAAGATGTAATTTTGAAACTGGCAGGTATCCTTACCGTAAAAGGAGGTACAAATGCCATTATAGAATATTTTGGAGAAGGTGTATATTCACTTTCAGCAACGGGAAAGGCAACTATTTGTAACATGGGTGCTGAAGTAGGAGCAACTACTTCTATTTTTCCATACGATGAGAAATCGGCTGAATATCTTATTGCCACCGATCGAGAAGAAATTGTAGAGGTAATAAATTCAGTAAAGGAGCATTTAAAAGCAGATGCTGAGGTTGAAAATAATCCTGAGAAATATTACGATCGTGTAATTGAAATCAACCTGTCAGATTTAGAACCCTATATTAATGGACCATTTACTCCTGATGCAGCACATCCTATTTCGGAGTTTGCAAAAGTGGTAAAAGAAAAAGGATATCCTCAAACAATGGAGGTAGGCTTAATAGGCTCTTGTACCAACTCTTCGTATGAAGATATGTCGAGAGCAGCTTCTATTGTAAAAGATGCAAAATCGAAAGATGTATCGGTTAAAGCACAATTTATTATCAATCCGGGATCGGAGCAAGTACGTTTTACAGCAGAAAGAGATGGTATATTGACTGAATTCGAAGAAGTGGGAGCAACCATTATGGCAAATGCCTGTGGTCCTTGTATCGGGCAATGGAAGCGTGAAACAGAAAATCCGGAACGTCCAAATTCAATTGTGACATCGTTCAACCGAAATTTTGCGAAAAGAAATGACGGTAACCCAAATACGCACGCTTTTGTAGCTTCGCCCGAATTGGTGGCAGCACTTACAATTGCAGGAGATTTGTGTTTCAATCCGATGACGGATACTTTAACCAATGCTAAGGGAGAACAAGTAAAACTTCAAGAACCTGTAGGATTAGAATTACCTCAAAAAGGTTTTGGAGTAGAAGATTTAGGATATATCGAACCTGTATCGGAGGGTACTGTCGTTGAGGTTAAAATAGCACCCGATTCGCAACGCCTTCAAATATTACAACCGTTTGCAGTATGGGATGGTAAAGATATTATTGAACAACCCTTATTGATAAAGGCAAAAGGAAAATGTACTACCGACCATATATCTATGGCTGGACCTTGGTTACGTTTCCGTGGGCATCTCGATAATATATCGGATAATATGCTGATTGGGGCGGTAAATGCTTTCAATGATAAAACAAATTCGGTAAAGAATCCCCTAACCGGTGAATTTGAAGCTGTACCCCAATTAGCTCGAAACTTCAAGGCAAAAGGTTTGGGTTCGATTGTCGTTGCAGAGGAAAATTATGGAGAAGGCTCTTCTCGTGAACATGCAGCTATGGAACCACGTTTCTTGAATGTGAAAGCAATTATTGTAAAATCATTTGCACGTATTCACGAAACCAATTTGAAAAAGCAGGGTATGCTTGCTCTGACCTTTGTGAATAAAGAAGATTATGACAAGGTTCGTGAGGAAGACAAAATAAGCATCTTAGGTTTGACTGATTTTAAACCCGGAAAAAATCTGACTGTAAAATTGAGTCATAAAGATGGAACATCGGAAACGATTGAAGTTGCCCATACTTATAATCAACTTCAAATCGAATGGTTTAAGGCCGGAAGCGCTTTGAATTATATGAAAGGAGAATGA
- a CDS encoding DJ-1/PfpI family protein yields the protein MNINVILFTDFETLDVFGPVEVFGKVENYTIGYYSQQGGIVSNKDGLRIETQKIDDIKINDVLFIPGGLGTRQVVENTSLIDQIKQLAEKSRYVLTVCTGSALLARTGLLDGKKATSNKRAFDWVKSNSDRVNWIQQARWVVDGKYYTSSGVSAGIDMTLGFVSDLSGKNTAEEIAFRIEYNWQSDKHHDDFWKQ from the coding sequence ATGAATATAAATGTGATTCTATTTACTGATTTTGAAACTTTAGATGTTTTTGGACCTGTTGAAGTCTTCGGAAAAGTTGAAAATTATACCATTGGGTATTATTCGCAACAAGGAGGAATTGTAAGTAATAAAGACGGGTTAAGAATTGAAACACAGAAAATAGATGATATAAAGATTAACGACGTATTATTTATTCCCGGTGGACTAGGAACCCGACAGGTAGTTGAGAATACAAGCCTGATCGATCAAATAAAACAACTAGCTGAAAAAAGTCGATATGTATTAACTGTTTGTACAGGCAGTGCATTACTTGCACGAACCGGACTTCTTGATGGAAAAAAAGCAACATCCAATAAACGGGCTTTCGATTGGGTAAAAAGTAACTCCGATAGAGTTAATTGGATACAGCAGGCACGATGGGTCGTTGATGGTAAATATTATACTTCATCAGGAGTAAGTGCTGGAATAGATATGACTTTGGGTTTTGTAAGTGATCTTTCGGGAAAGAATACAGCAGAGGAAATAGCTTTTCGAATAGAATATAATTGGCAGAGTGATAAGCATCACGATGATTTTTGGAAACAATAA
- a CDS encoding DUF3575 domain-containing protein, with translation MKSIFVHKSTFILAVIILFAANGYSQNIGLKTNALYWATTTPNIGVEVAVGRKLTLDITGGYNPWEFGNNKKFKHWAAQSELRYWLCDTFEGHFFGIHAQGGEFNIGRIDLPNFIFGSDSGDHRYQGFFVGGGISYGYQWILSPRWNLEANIGLGYNYIKYDKFEACDCGERLESKSSNYFGPTKIGLSIIYLIK, from the coding sequence ATGAAATCAATCTTTGTACATAAGTCGACATTTATCTTGGCAGTAATCATACTCTTTGCGGCTAATGGATATTCTCAAAATATAGGACTCAAAACGAATGCTCTTTACTGGGCAACTACAACGCCCAATATAGGTGTTGAGGTAGCTGTCGGCCGAAAATTGACATTAGATATAACAGGAGGGTATAATCCTTGGGAATTTGGAAATAATAAAAAATTCAAGCATTGGGCTGCACAATCAGAACTACGCTATTGGCTGTGTGATACATTTGAAGGTCATTTTTTCGGTATTCACGCACAAGGTGGTGAGTTTAATATCGGCAGGATCGATCTTCCTAATTTCATATTTGGGTCGGATAGCGGAGACCATCGTTACCAAGGCTTCTTTGTTGGAGGAGGTATTTCATATGGCTATCAATGGATACTCAGTCCCCGATGGAATCTGGAGGCAAATATTGGACTCGGGTACAATTATATAAAATACGACAAGTTTGAGGCTTGTGATTGTGGAGAACGATTAGAAAGTAAATCATCAAATTACTTTGGTCCAACCAAAATCGGTCTTAGTATTATTTATTTAATAAAATAA